One Alnus glutinosa chromosome 3, dhAlnGlut1.1, whole genome shotgun sequence genomic region harbors:
- the LOC133862564 gene encoding membrane protein of ER body 1-like isoform X2, with protein MEREAEAAKEGLALGGWQPCEDIINSTTRSTTTTTITTVGTGLSSKYNNGAKFLVCEEEGESSFGSFALKNGVSGESSFGSFALKNGGANFDDSKTTPEHVILDLTATASAIQGAAEINPEDEDHFKTDLYLDTVSTKPENYNFYCPNCKACIEKVLIRNEEDMRCPTCLECVKFIGGWVLQKITREKPEDPVSPRPTPPRTNPEPNVVILVGDSSKQKRLPPSLPPPKSPIKWEILKSTVYGGLIESITSLSVVTSAASSAAATLTIVALALANLIGGLFVIGHNLRELKNDQSRVVSNQEGEQADRYEEILGQKTNFIIHASVAVLSFLVFGLVPPLVYGFSFYESDNEYLKLAAVAAASLSCITVLAIAKAAIHNPPVSKYITTVLHYLAIGVGASGISYLAGYLLGKLIEKLGWFQSTAAVSLPLPEMSSVKHTWGSY; from the exons ATGGAAAGAGAGGCAGAGGCTGCGAAGGAGGGATTGGCGTTGGGAGGATGGCAGCCTTGTGAAGATATCATCAACTCTACCACCAGGTCCACTACCACCACCACAATTACTACAGTTGGTACTGGTTTGTCCTCAAAGTATAACAATGGAGCTAAGTTTCTagtttgtgaagaagaag GTGAATCCTCATTTGGATCTTTTGCATTGAAGAATGGAG TTTCAGGTGAATCCTCATTTGGATCTTTTGCATTGAAGAATGGAGGTGCTAATTTTGATGATTCTAAGACAACCCCTGAACATGTCATATTGGATCTCACAGCAACAGCATCTGCCATTCAAGGTGCAGCCGAAATTAACCCTGAAGATGAGGATCATTTTAAGACAGATCTGTATCTTGATACAGTTAGCACGAAGCCAGAGAACTATAATTTTTACTGCCCTAATTGTAAAGCTTGTATCGAGAAGGTCCTTATTCGCAATGAAGAGGATATGAGGTGCCCAACATGCTTGGAGTGTGTCAAATTTATAG GCGGTTGGGTCCTTCAAAAGATCACTAGAGAGAAACCAGAGGATCCTGTTAGTCCACGACCAACACCACCACGAACAAACCCAGAACCCAATGTTGTAATTCTTGTGGGTGATTCTTCGAAGCAAAAAAGACTGCCGCCATCATTGCCGCCACCAAAAAGTCCTATAAAGTGGGAAATCCTTAAAAGTACTGTCTATGGTGGTTTAATTGAATCAATCACAAGCTTATCTGTTGTGACATCTGCAGCTAGTTCTGCTGCTGCCACat TGACCATTGTAGCCTTGGCACTGGCAAACCTGATTGGAGGACTTTTCGTCATTGGTCATAAT CTTAGGGAATTAAAGAATGATCAATCTAGAGTGGTCTCGAATCAAGAAGGTGAACAAGCGGATCGGTATGAAGAAATATTGGGGCAGAAAACGAATTTCATTATTCATGCCTCAGTTGCAGTATTATCATTCCTTGTTTTTGGCTTAGTGCCTCCACTGGTGTATGGCTTCTCATTTTATGAGAGCGACAACGAGTACCTTAAGCTCGCAGCAGTTGCAGCAGCTTCCCTTTCATGCATCACAGTACTTGCCATTGCCAAGGCTGCCATCCACAACCCACCGGTTTCCAAGTATATAACAACTGTGCTGCACTACCTTGCAATTGGGGTTGGGGCCTCTGGGATTTCTTACTTGGCAGGTTACCTGTTGGGGAAACTCATTGAGAAGCTTGGTTGGTTCCAGTCAACTGCAGCTGTCAGTCTGCCCCTTCCTGAGATGAGCTCAGTGAAACACACATGGGGATCCTACTAA
- the LOC133862564 gene encoding membrane protein of ER body 1-like isoform X3: MEREAEAAKEGLALGGWQPCEDIINSTTRSTTTTTITTVGTGLSSKYNNGAKFLVCEEEVSGESSFGSFALKNGGANFDDSKTTPEHVILDLTATASAIQGAAEINPEDEDHFKTDLYLDTVSTKPENYNFYCPNCKACIEKVLIRNEEDMRCPTCLECVKFIGGWVLQKITREKPEDPVSPRPTPPRTNPEPNVVILVGDSSKQKRLPPSLPPPKSPIKWEILKSTVYGGLIESITSLSVVTSAASSAAATLTIVALALANLIGGLFVIGHNLRELKNDQSRVVSNQEGEQADRYEEILGQKTNFIIHASVAVLSFLVFGLVPPLVYGFSFYESDNEYLKLAAVAAASLSCITVLAIAKAAIHNPPVSKYITTVLHYLAIGVGASGISYLAGYLLGKLIEKLGWFQSTAAVSLPLPEMSSVKHTWGSY; the protein is encoded by the exons ATGGAAAGAGAGGCAGAGGCTGCGAAGGAGGGATTGGCGTTGGGAGGATGGCAGCCTTGTGAAGATATCATCAACTCTACCACCAGGTCCACTACCACCACCACAATTACTACAGTTGGTACTGGTTTGTCCTCAAAGTATAACAATGGAGCTAAGTTTCTagtttgtgaagaagaag TTTCAGGTGAATCCTCATTTGGATCTTTTGCATTGAAGAATGGAGGTGCTAATTTTGATGATTCTAAGACAACCCCTGAACATGTCATATTGGATCTCACAGCAACAGCATCTGCCATTCAAGGTGCAGCCGAAATTAACCCTGAAGATGAGGATCATTTTAAGACAGATCTGTATCTTGATACAGTTAGCACGAAGCCAGAGAACTATAATTTTTACTGCCCTAATTGTAAAGCTTGTATCGAGAAGGTCCTTATTCGCAATGAAGAGGATATGAGGTGCCCAACATGCTTGGAGTGTGTCAAATTTATAG GCGGTTGGGTCCTTCAAAAGATCACTAGAGAGAAACCAGAGGATCCTGTTAGTCCACGACCAACACCACCACGAACAAACCCAGAACCCAATGTTGTAATTCTTGTGGGTGATTCTTCGAAGCAAAAAAGACTGCCGCCATCATTGCCGCCACCAAAAAGTCCTATAAAGTGGGAAATCCTTAAAAGTACTGTCTATGGTGGTTTAATTGAATCAATCACAAGCTTATCTGTTGTGACATCTGCAGCTAGTTCTGCTGCTGCCACat TGACCATTGTAGCCTTGGCACTGGCAAACCTGATTGGAGGACTTTTCGTCATTGGTCATAAT CTTAGGGAATTAAAGAATGATCAATCTAGAGTGGTCTCGAATCAAGAAGGTGAACAAGCGGATCGGTATGAAGAAATATTGGGGCAGAAAACGAATTTCATTATTCATGCCTCAGTTGCAGTATTATCATTCCTTGTTTTTGGCTTAGTGCCTCCACTGGTGTATGGCTTCTCATTTTATGAGAGCGACAACGAGTACCTTAAGCTCGCAGCAGTTGCAGCAGCTTCCCTTTCATGCATCACAGTACTTGCCATTGCCAAGGCTGCCATCCACAACCCACCGGTTTCCAAGTATATAACAACTGTGCTGCACTACCTTGCAATTGGGGTTGGGGCCTCTGGGATTTCTTACTTGGCAGGTTACCTGTTGGGGAAACTCATTGAGAAGCTTGGTTGGTTCCAGTCAACTGCAGCTGTCAGTCTGCCCCTTCCTGAGATGAGCTCAGTGAAACACACATGGGGATCCTACTAA
- the LOC133862564 gene encoding membrane protein of ER body 1-like isoform X1, with amino-acid sequence MEREAEAAKEGLALGGWQPCEDIINSTTRSTTTTTITTVGTGLSSKYNNGAKFLVCEEEVSGESSFGSFALKNGVSGESSFGSFALKNGGANFDDSKTTPEHVILDLTATASAIQGAAEINPEDEDHFKTDLYLDTVSTKPENYNFYCPNCKACIEKVLIRNEEDMRCPTCLECVKFIGGWVLQKITREKPEDPVSPRPTPPRTNPEPNVVILVGDSSKQKRLPPSLPPPKSPIKWEILKSTVYGGLIESITSLSVVTSAASSAAATLTIVALALANLIGGLFVIGHNLRELKNDQSRVVSNQEGEQADRYEEILGQKTNFIIHASVAVLSFLVFGLVPPLVYGFSFYESDNEYLKLAAVAAASLSCITVLAIAKAAIHNPPVSKYITTVLHYLAIGVGASGISYLAGYLLGKLIEKLGWFQSTAAVSLPLPEMSSVKHTWGSY; translated from the exons ATGGAAAGAGAGGCAGAGGCTGCGAAGGAGGGATTGGCGTTGGGAGGATGGCAGCCTTGTGAAGATATCATCAACTCTACCACCAGGTCCACTACCACCACCACAATTACTACAGTTGGTACTGGTTTGTCCTCAAAGTATAACAATGGAGCTAAGTTTCTagtttgtgaagaagaag TTTCAGGTGAATCCTCATTTGGATCTTTTGCATTGAAGAATGGAG TTTCAGGTGAATCCTCATTTGGATCTTTTGCATTGAAGAATGGAGGTGCTAATTTTGATGATTCTAAGACAACCCCTGAACATGTCATATTGGATCTCACAGCAACAGCATCTGCCATTCAAGGTGCAGCCGAAATTAACCCTGAAGATGAGGATCATTTTAAGACAGATCTGTATCTTGATACAGTTAGCACGAAGCCAGAGAACTATAATTTTTACTGCCCTAATTGTAAAGCTTGTATCGAGAAGGTCCTTATTCGCAATGAAGAGGATATGAGGTGCCCAACATGCTTGGAGTGTGTCAAATTTATAG GCGGTTGGGTCCTTCAAAAGATCACTAGAGAGAAACCAGAGGATCCTGTTAGTCCACGACCAACACCACCACGAACAAACCCAGAACCCAATGTTGTAATTCTTGTGGGTGATTCTTCGAAGCAAAAAAGACTGCCGCCATCATTGCCGCCACCAAAAAGTCCTATAAAGTGGGAAATCCTTAAAAGTACTGTCTATGGTGGTTTAATTGAATCAATCACAAGCTTATCTGTTGTGACATCTGCAGCTAGTTCTGCTGCTGCCACat TGACCATTGTAGCCTTGGCACTGGCAAACCTGATTGGAGGACTTTTCGTCATTGGTCATAAT CTTAGGGAATTAAAGAATGATCAATCTAGAGTGGTCTCGAATCAAGAAGGTGAACAAGCGGATCGGTATGAAGAAATATTGGGGCAGAAAACGAATTTCATTATTCATGCCTCAGTTGCAGTATTATCATTCCTTGTTTTTGGCTTAGTGCCTCCACTGGTGTATGGCTTCTCATTTTATGAGAGCGACAACGAGTACCTTAAGCTCGCAGCAGTTGCAGCAGCTTCCCTTTCATGCATCACAGTACTTGCCATTGCCAAGGCTGCCATCCACAACCCACCGGTTTCCAAGTATATAACAACTGTGCTGCACTACCTTGCAATTGGGGTTGGGGCCTCTGGGATTTCTTACTTGGCAGGTTACCTGTTGGGGAAACTCATTGAGAAGCTTGGTTGGTTCCAGTCAACTGCAGCTGTCAGTCTGCCCCTTCCTGAGATGAGCTCAGTGAAACACACATGGGGATCCTACTAA
- the LOC133864712 gene encoding protein PHLOEM PROTEIN 2-LIKE A10-like: MMDLQLVKTGFDFASKRRKKLVLLLSAFGFTGYSLYTVYHLPSVAHKRERISKLLSALVSVAEAASASAESIGVVSEDLKQFLQSDSDRVPNSLKQISKIASSEEFSQSLTRLTQALTVGILRGYGSAGGSVGGGDIGANSSSFADHAMDKLFSTAGSGFASAVVGSFARNLVMAFCSNNSTNFEHFDSETNRIPQWVNVVCGDKCRELIGDCIQLFVSTAVAVYLDKTMNINFYDDLLSGLTNPKHEMKARDMLVSVCNGAVETLVKTCHDSGMISSPGPPSSATGKGSTPARIEDMILKPSEEKDRGWVGRVSSTLAVPSNRRFVLDVTGRVTFETVRSFLELLLEKLYEGLKRCVQIVHDAVVDGGVEAVRYATAKSSVVATICLSLCLHILEGPWILVPA, translated from the coding sequence ATGATGGACCTGCAATTGGTGAAAACGGGTTTCGATTTCGCttctaaaagaagaaagaagttggttcttcttctctccGCTTTTGGCTTCACCGGTTACAGCCTCTACACGGTTTATCATTTGCCTTCGGTAGCgcataagagagagagaatttccAAGCTTTTATCAGCTTTAGTTTCCGTAGCAGAAGCCGCCTCCGCCTCCGCCGAGTCAATCGGGGTCGTCTCTGAAGATTTGAAACAGTTTCTGCAATCCGATTCGGACCGAGTTCCCAACAGTTTGAAGCAGATATCGAAGATCGCGAGCTCCGAGGAGTTCTCCCAGTCTTTGACAAGGCTCACGCAGGCTTTAACCGTTGGAATTTTACGGGGTTATGGATCTGCCGGTGGCTCTGTCGGTGGTGGTGATATTGGTGCCAATTCTTCTAGTTTCGCCGATCACGCTATGGACAAGCTTTTTTCCACTGCTGGGTCTGGTTTTGCTTCCGCTGTTGTGGGAAGCTTCGCTAGGAACTTGGTCATGGCGTTTTGTTCAAACAATTCGACGAATTTTGAGCATTTTGATTCGGAGACAAATCGTATTCCACAATGGGTGAACGTGGTCTGTGGGGATAAATGCAGGGAGCTAATTGGTGACTGTATCCAATTGTTCGTGAGCACGGCCGTTGCTGTTTATCTTGACAAGACCATGAACATCAACTTCTATGATGATTTGTTATCTGGGCTGACCAACCCCAAGCATGAAATGAAAGCGAGGGACATGTTGGTGTCGGTTTGTAATGGTGCAGTTGAAACTCTTGTGAAAACCTGCCATGATTCCGGCATGATTTCGAGTCCAGGTCCTCCCTCTTCGGCTACCGGAAAAGGCTCAACTCCGGCTAGAATTGAGGACATGATTCTCAAACCAAGTGAGGAGAAAGATAGAGGGTGGGTTGGTAGAGTGTCATCCACTTTGGCAGTGCCAAGCAATCGGAGATTTGTTCTTGATGTGACCGGGAGGGTGACTTTTGAGACGGTTAGATCGTTCTTGGAGCTTCTGTTGGAGAAGCTGTACGAAGGTTTGAAAAGATGTGTTCAAATTGTTCATGATGCAGTCGTTGACGGGGGTGTTGAAGCTGTGAGATACGCCACCGCGAAGTCCTCTGTTGTTGCCACCATATGTCTCTCTTTGTGCTTGCACATACTGGAAGGTCCTTGGATTTTAGTACCAGCTTAA
- the LOC133864315 gene encoding ACT domain-containing protein ACR1 — translation MEIFYQPYIDPEFESLMERIYPPRVCIDNDACEGCTLVKVDSANKHGILLEMVQVLTDLDLVISKSYISSDGGWFMDVFHVTDQAGNKLTDENLILYIQQALCPSRRSERTSSKEIQTRLGREVRPRHVTAEHTVLEMTGTDRPGLMSEMSAVLLELGCNVTSAVAWTHKSRAACIIQVEDGFKGGPITDPIRLAHVEEQLENVVEAHHGNGERRSVRLTAPVAGQTHTERRLHQLMYADRDYERCHRCDGGDQHKKGCDGTHATIESCEEKGYSVVNVRSRDRPKLLFDTLCALTDMEYEVFHAVVASKGSMADQEYFIRHKDGCTLDTQSERHKLTQCLIAAVERRVSHGLRLEICTHNRMGLLTDMTRVLRENGLSISRVELGIRGDRAIGSFYITDPSGHDVNPNIIEVVKKETGGSVLAIQRSPAWGPQASSSSRTAQSTNKSIEDRPRFSLGSLLWSQLERLSGNFGSIRS, via the exons ATGGAGATCTTTTACCAGCCTTATATCGATCCAGAATTTGAATCGCTCATGGAAAGAATCTACCCTCCCAG AGTTTGTATAGACAATGACGCATGCGAAGGCTGCACGCTTGTTAAG GTTGACAGTGCAAACAAGCACGGGATTCTTCTGGAAATGGTCCAAGTCTTGACAGATCTTGACCTCGTTATATCCAAATCATACATTTCCTCAGACGGTGGATGGTTCATGGACG TGTTCCACGTAACAGACCAGGCTGGCAACAAGCTCACTGACGAAAACCTCATACTTTACATCCagcag GCACTGTGCCCGAGCAGGAGATCAGAGAGGACATCATCAAAGGAGATACAGACACGTTTGGGAAGAGAGGTGAGACCCCGCCACGTGACAGCTGAGCACACGGTCCTAGAGATGACTGGGACGGACCGACCGGGCCTAATGTCTGAGATGTCAGCGGTGCTCCTTGAGCTGGGGTGCAACGTCACCTCCGCCGTGGCATGGACCCACAAATCCCGAGCGGCCTGCATAATCCAAGTGGAGGATGGGTTCAAAGGCGGGCCCATCACAGACCCTATCCGCCTGGCCCACGTGGAGGAGCAGCTAGAGAACGTGGTGGAGGCCCATCATGGGAATGGGGAGAGGAGGAGCGTTAGGCTCACCGCCCCGGTGGCGGGCCAGACCCATACGGAGCGGCGGCTCCACCAGTTGATGTATGCAGATAGGGATTACGAGCGGTGTCACCGCTGTGATGGTGGCGATCAGCATAAGAAGGGCTGTGATGGGACTCACGCGACCATAGAGAGTTGCGAGGAGAAAGGGTACTCGGTGGTGAATGTAAGGAGTAGAGACCGTCCGAAGCTACTGTTTGACACTCTGTGTGCTCTGACTGACATGGAGTACGAGGTGTTTCATGCCGTGGTTGCCTCCAAGGGCTCCATGGCTGATCAG GAGTATTTTATACGGCATAAGGACGGCTGCACTTTGGATACACAGAGCGAAAGGCATAAGCTGACACAATGCTTGATTGCTGCTGTAGAGAGAAGAGTCTCCCAT GGACTGAGGTTAGAAATCTGCACACACAACCGAATGGGATTGCTCACAGACATGACACGGGTACTCCGCGAGAATGGACTATCAATATCGAGGGTTGAGCTCGGGATACGAGGCGATAGAGCAATTGGATCATTCTACATTACAGATCCCTCCGGGCATGATGTGAATCCAAACATAATCGAGGTGGTGAAAAAAGAGACCGGCGGATCTGTCCTTGCAATTCAGAGGTCCCCGGCATGGGGTCCTCAGGCTTCTTCCTCATCGAGGACAGCCCAAAGCACCAACAAAAGCATAGAGGACAGGCCAAGATTCTCACTTGGAAGCTTGTTGTGGTCTCAACTTGAGCGCCTCTCGGGTAATTTCGGCTCCATTAGATCTTAG
- the LOC133863708 gene encoding uncharacterized protein LOC133863708 has translation MSWLARSIANSLKLDDNDNDDEDTNINANAADPKSPPKPKPDSPSSPSTPSPRGVRDDISELTKTVTRQLWGVASFLAPPPPPPQIPDSNPPQPSDQPDHGEPSEEDMISGIRSDFAEISGKFKTGISKLSSNKAVSEITKIASNFLQLGSEEEIGDAVGVTEEVLAFARNIAMHPETWLDFPLPDDEDPDDFELSDAQQEHALAIERLAPSLAALRMELCPGYMSEACFWKIYFVLLHPRLSKHDAELLSTPKIVEARTMLTQALQIRNKAKQEPEYSGRGTNSDAVTHEEHLSVLPSGQSKSNALGTSVVEVPSSSVSADIEMEKHPVHSTEVQIVDKPVVEEGPANQTRNQHLTSGSSSGVLDEKFEDDGDDWLKEESSEIVGASGNTFPIGNDEDVSFSDLEEDDGDVPTSYKKVTSGSDSSTKDSRDWVQLSRSSADSVKDISSVEIKIAGSEQVSTRNPENKESNDWLNVDDIDVF, from the exons ATGTCTTGGTTAGCGAGGTCCATCGCGAACTCACTCAAACTCGACGACAATGACAACGACGACGAAGATACCAACATCAACGCCAATGCCGCAGATCCAAAATCACCACCGAAACCGAAGCCAGATTCGCCATCATCACCGTCCACTCCATCGCCACGCGGCGTCAGAGATGACATCTCGGAGCTCACCAAAACTGTAACCCGACAGCTCTGGGGCGTCGCCTCCTTCCTagcccctcctcctcctcctcctcagaTCCCCGACTCGAACCCCCCTCAGCCGTCCGATCAACCCGATCACGGAGAACCGTCCGAAGAGGACATGATATCCGGAATCCGCAGCGATTTCGCGGAAATCAGCGGGAAATTCAAGACTGGGATCTCGAAGCTGTCGAGCAACAAAGCGGTATCGGAGATCACCAAGATCGCTTCGAATTTTCTCCAGCTTGGATCGGAGGAGGAGATCGGTGATGCCGTCGGTGTGACCGAGGAGGTGCTGGCCTTCGCAAGGAACATAGCGATGCATCCGGAAACTTGGTTGGATTTCCCTCTCCCTGATGATGAAGATCCTGATG ACTTTGAATTGTCTGATGCACAACAAGAACATGCTCTGGCTATTGAGCGTCTTGCGCCAAGCTTAGCTGCTCTGAGGATGGAGCTTTGCCCAGGATATATGAGTGAGGCTTGCTTTTGGAAGATTTACTTTGTACTCTTGCATCCAAGACTCAGTAAACATGATGCTGAACTTTTGTCAACACCCAAA ATAGTAGAAGCCAGAACAATGTTGACACAGGCGTTGCAAATCCGAAATAAGGCAAAGCAAGAACCAGAATATTCTGGAAGAGGCACAAATTCTGATGCCGTAACACATGAAGAGCATCTCTCTGTACTACCTAGCGGTCAATCAAAATCAAATGCTCTTGGGACGTCAGTTGTTGAAGTGCCTTCTTCCTCAGTGTCTGCTGACATTGAGATGGAGAAGCACCCAGTCCATAGTACTGAAGTTCAAATTGTTGACAAGCCTGTTGTTGAGGAAGGACCAGCGAATCAAAccagaaatcaacatttgacaTCCGGTTCCTCCTCTGGGGTCTTAGATGAGAAATTCGAGGATGATGGTGATGATTGGTTGAAAGAGGAAAGTTCAGAAATAGTTGGTGCAAGTGGAAATACCTTCCCTATAGGGAATGATGAGGATGTATCGTTTAGCGATCTTGAGGAGGATGATGGAGATGTGCCCACAAGTTACAAGAAAGTCACATCTGGTTCTGATTCTTCAACAAAAGATTCAAGGGACTGGGTTCAGCTTAGCAGAAGCTCCGCTGACTCAGTTAAGGACATAAGTTCTGTTGAGATAAAAATCGCTGGATCTGAGCAGGTAAGCACTCGTAACCCTGAGAACAAGGAATCTAATGATTGGCTTAATGTCGATGATATTGATGTGTTTTGA
- the LOC133862625 gene encoding protein FAR1-RELATED SEQUENCE 5-like: MDSSSSRLDNEGKFDDALTHQDDRQNDMGEKFEESNDLMAFISNEELNDDEENVVLLVVLKDDEKVEEPKESMIFSSLEEVCSYYRKYAKQAERPRTSNCAKPTPATNRTGCGARICANLCDDGTWFLSKVELTHNHSLSPGKAIFFRSNKKINDAAKRRLELNDRAGIRLCKNFNSLVVESGGFENLSFGERDCRNYINKARELHLGKGDAQALCDYFRIMQKQNSGFYYVIDMDDDCRLRNVFWADAQSRAAYDLFGDVFTFDTTYLTNKYDMPFAPFI; encoded by the exons ATGGACTCTTCAAGTTCGCGATTGGATAATGAGGGTAAATTTGACGATGCTTTAACCCATCAAGATGACCGCCAAAATG ATATGGGTGAAAAATTTGAAGAGTCGAATGATTTAATGGCATTTATTTCAAATGAAGAGTTGAATGATGATGAAGAAAATGTGGTACTACTTGTGGTGttaaaggatgatgagaaagtTGAGGAACCGAAAGAATCAATGATATTTAGTTCATTAGAAGAAGTCTGCTCTTATTATAGGAAGTATGCTAAGCAAGCTG AGCGACCTAGAACAAGTAATTGTGCGAAGCCAACTCCAGCAACTAATAGAACAGGGTGTGGTGCCAGGATTTGTGCGAATTTGTGTGATGATGGAACGTGGTTTTTGAGTAAAGTTGAGCTGACGCATAATCATTCGTTAAGCCCGGGCAAAGCGATATTTTTTAGAagcaataagaaaattaatgatgctgcgaaaagaaggcttgagcTAAATGATAGAGCAGGAATACGTTTgtgtaaaaatttcaattcattaGTTGTTGAAAGTGGGGGGTTTGAGAATCTTtcatttggagagagagattgccgGAATTATATTAACAAGGCAAGAGAACTCCATCTTGGTAAAGGAGATGCTCAAGCACTTTGTGATTATTTCAGAATAATGCAAAAGCAGAATAGTGGCTTCTACTATGTGATAGATATGGACGATGATTGTAGGTTACGAAATGTATTTTGGGCTGATGCACAGAGTAGGGCAGCGTATGATTTATTTGGAGATGTTTTTACGTTTGACACAACGTATTTGACCAATAAATATGacatgccatttgctccttttatatga